The genomic DNA GATGATGAATACTTTGATCTATGGCTAAGGTACCAAAGAGCTGGAGGTaatgtctttttcttcccctggtcaaagtttttttttggttccgcTCGGTTAACCGAGGTACATGAAGAACCTATGTCACATTCTTGCCTCgatttggtatatttttttatttagagttatgtttctttgtcaaaatatttttttatcataaattatatttttgattttcattttgatggttgtgtttttactaacactttatatttaatatttatgtatttttaacttatttattattttctctttcttaaataattttattttattagtagCACATACtcttaaactattttattattttcaaaaaaattataatatataattttgaatttaatttaatatttttttgaaatacttcCCCTAACATGGGTCTGAGAGTTCCtagttataataaaaacaagaaaatttgatCAATCacaagtgtgttttttttcttctaaaacgGATATCATGTGAAATGTgtctattgattattttattatcaaagAGTTAGCGATCATTAAGAAAATagtctaaatttttaaaataatcgaTAGATTTACATGACACATTGAGTTAGCGCTCGAGGAGAGTTATTTTGcaatgcgttttttttttttttgaataaatgatGGGGGGTAACAGCCCCGTCCCctacaaaaaagaaatcataaataACATGagtattactttattttattgaattaatttATAGTCTACCGCGAAATTGTTAGCTAACgaggagatatcccgtgcttaaagcacgtatcaacattttaaaaaagaattataatataataataaaaattattgttatattttttatgaaaattattttgtttgagatattatttatttttaattgttctataaatctatatatttctttttaatactaattctgttagaatattatagaattttattttgatgtatattatagttttatattgtttgttcgttgtatttgcatcaatattttgtgaaatatgaagtagtaattttaatattataattgtgagcaaataaaatttattaatttatcaactatataaattttgttttatcaacccgccaatgtgaaaattaaatccatagattgagtaatatatattttagattaaaaaaagagtaatatatcttcgtttttaaaatttcaaatcacaacatatgtagaaaaaattctgtatatttgttaataataagtattatatgaaaattccaaacaatttgtaaataaaataaaagaaagatgataggagaatcataatttgaaatcttaataaaatcttcgAAATCtagttaaaaataattttattgtatacttggatataaaatcttagtttttgaaattctgattggtttataatttttaaaaaattatttagtaacCTTCGTCTCTAATTTTATTAGAgggagaaaatatattttttaactaataattatctgtactttttaaaatttttagctgttattttttttcaaatacaaattagttttgatttaaataaattctgttattaattttgtagattttttttgatttgtcagcgttttttatttttaattaattatatttatttaaataattaattaatctttattaaaattttctaatgataattgaatataattttttacacaatttaaagttagtttcatatttgtacttcctaattaatatagtaggataacaAAATTGCTGACGTGGCGGTCGACTCAAAGGGCGATTAAGGCTTTTTGtggttttctttaatttgatgCCGCCAGCGGCTTCTTTGCCGAAGGATGATGACGGCCCTCTCCAGGGTACGAGGCTGCGGTCTACTGCATCAGATGGTTTTCAGCAGGGAGAGTCGCTTTCAATCAGCTCTAAGTCAATAATGGATGACCTTCGTGCTCAAGGTCTGGGCACTTCCACTGACATTGTTCTTTGGAAGGGAAAAGGGGATATTTATCAAGCGTCTTTTAACACGTCACACACTTGGGAAGCACTTAGAGTTCCTAAGCCGAAGCAAGCCTGGAGCAAAGGCATATGGTTTTCACAGGCCACACCAAAATATGCTTGCATAGCTTAGTTAGCGATGTTGGATCGTCTATCGACTAGGGAACGAATGTTAAGATGGAATGTTGGAGCAAACACAATTTGTGTGCTGTGTCAACAACATCTTGAAACTCGTACTCACCTATTCTTCTCTTGTAGTTATTCAAGGGAAGTCTGGTCTGATCTCATCGCGAAGCTTCTCACAACGCGCTATACCACACTATGGCATCATATTATCAGCCTCCTCACGGATAACTCCCTGGGACATGATCGATCGATTGTTCCTGGTACGATACATTTTTCAGCTTTCTATTCATTCTTTATGGGGGAGAGAAACGGTAGGCAGCAAGGAGAAACCCCTCTCCCGGTGCGGCAGCTTACAAAGCGACTCGACCAGCAGGTTCGCAACCGGATTTACTCCATTCAGCTACAAAGAGATGCCAAGTTTGATAACTGTCTGATAACTTGGCTTGCAAGTAACTAAAAAAAGTCTGGGCCTCCTCACTATTATTcgttgatttgttgtttattcttctattttaaattataagcTGATGTAATTTAGGAAAAGCTGCACTAGCTGTTAACCGTATTTTTCCGaataaaatttatcttttattctaaaaatttttttttagctaatTAACAATGTTACGATGGCTAAAATTGTAGTATAATTAAGATCTTCTCACAAATCATTTGCAATTAAAAGAAGTCACATGATTCAACAGTCACGGCATGCGTACGTATAATATGAAAAGACTCGTTTGCAACTAAACTTTCATCGCTGATGACATTAATGATTGGCTTTAAGTGGATCAAGGAAACTTCGTTACTTacatataaaacatcaataatCTAATCTTTACttaaataaaatactattataAATGCTACTTAATTACGACCTAATAAAGCTAGAGCTGCAAATTTAACCATTCCGATCCCCCAACCCCAAGTGAAATCCACTCTAATTGGCTAAGATAGCTGGCCTAATGCGCtaatatcaaattttactaCTTTAGCTATTCGACCACTAACTCACTCTCGCAATTATGCTTCACGAACTATAGTAGTTTTGGTAAAATCTCTCCATTGccaattattaattaatttatataacactATAAATAATGCATGTATAAGCAATAAAGTGACTTTGTGGTACATCATTACCCACAAAATCCATAAACCATTGGATTATCAATTGAGTATGctcttaaaaaaattagatatggTTGGAAGGTTCcttgagaaaaagaaacatggtGCGTCGACGAGTCGCTACCTCTCATGCTTTGATAGAATAactaatactccctctgtttcaaaatataggatgttttaactaaagcatgCAGATTAAGatgtctttacttttaacatgttcaaccaatcagaaacaatactgcataatataaaatcctAACATATCTAAAAGTTagatagaaacttgaaaacatcctatatcatgaaatattaaacttttctaaaacatcttatatttcgAAACGGAAAGagtaatataaaataatataaactttgaTTTTCTCTGGCAATGGTCCCCTTCATGCCATTTACTTACTTTCAACTTTCAAGTGCTTCATGACTCATCAATTTCACGATTAcaacttctctttttcttcatcatacatgagaaatattatattaaaagtttaCGTGTATTATAGCCACTTGGATTAGCTGTTAGTACTGTAAGGTCACAGTACTCCCCTCAATTTAATCATCTATAAATACCAAATTAGAGTGCATCTTATGGATCTAACCATCATACTTGGTACGAAAGGTTACGAAAGAATATATAactgtttgttttgtatatatggCTGGTTTTGTTTATAACCTTCAAAGTGCAAACCCTAATCCACAGTCTTTATTCCAAACCTTTGTTGATCGAGTTCCACTTGTAAACTTGGTTGCCACGTCAGACGACTCGAGCAGGAGTGCAGAAGATGATGAGCGGAAGCGGAGAAGGAAGGTATCGAACCGCGAGTCAGCTCGGAGATCGCGTATGCGAAAACGACGACACATGGAAGAACTGTGGTCTATGCTTGTTCAGCTCATCAACGAGAACAAATGTCTCGTCGATGAGTTAAGCCGAGCCAAGGAAGGTCTTGAAAAGGTTATAGAAGAAAACATGAAGATTCGAGAAGAAAACTCCAAGTCAAGGAAGATGATTGGTGAGATCAGGCTTAATAGGTTTCTTAACGTAGACGGCGATAAGATCTGGACCGTTTGATCGAGCgaaatagtttgtgtttttgtttttctatatatggAGAAGAGTGTTCTCTGCTACGCAATGTTTCTGGAACTGTAACTAAAAAAAACGAAGTGAATTTGAGATTGTGTGAATCAATGGGTGGTGAGAGGGTTTTTAAAAGTTACTTTTGGATAAAGGCGCACAAGATTATGATTTTATGGGTTTTTGATTAATGAATTACGATTATGATTTAAATGACAGAACCAAGAGACAGTTACAAACCGGGAGTGAACCAAGTAACTCACAACacattaataaatttgtttctgGTTTGTGGAACTATTGAGGAAATCGGTCTAAAGGAAAACCGGTTGGTTACCTTTTTTTAGTGTAtaagtaataattaaatttgaggTTATGTCACCAGTCTATCCCGTCTAACGTGGCTGTGTTACCTAATAGTAACACATCCCCCCAGGGATCGACGGTACCTTCAAGCCTACAGGTGCAATAATGGTAGTTACTACGTGGACGAAAAGAAGTTATATATATGGCGGTGGCATAGGGTAGACAtaagaggtaatttaaattacctcttttTGTTGTCCTGAATCACGATTATGGTTTTTGATTTATGAATCATGAACCTCATGAGCTCGAAATGGATGACTAACTAATTCAGAAGTTGAAAGTGTTGAATCCTCTTTGTAATTCACATACAATATTTGTTTTGGTCTTCGGACAAGCTTAATCCACGCATCGCAAATGTATTTTGGAAAATCACCATGACAATATCTATTTAAGAACattcaatgaatatatattttaatgtacgTTCGATAAAATAAACCTTCTTCTCTCATTTGCTACTAGCATTTTTAGCAAATTATCATATACTTATTCAAAATTATCAATCTTGCTATCTAGTACTattttctttggaaaaaaaaatgatataatagATAAGAAACCTTAGAAACAAGAATATTGAATGAATACAAACAAGAAATCTCTACCACTAGGCACTAGTTAGAGTTACGTTCTAAATTATAGTAATATTTTGCTTTCTAATATCAATGCAGAACATAATGGTCCGTAGCATCAGCAAAATAATTCCATTGTGTGAGTATGTGACACTGTCACTCTAAAGCTTAAATTGACTTTCATTAGTCGCCCCTTCGACCAGCTGAAGGATGATTACTTCGATTAGTacttttaaactaaaattcaaaaatattaactaaaatcaaatatttagatatattggTCCACGGAATAAGCTATAAAgtccaaaatttatgtttatatagatataaataaaattttataccaTGTTATCCGAACATGATACTATAGAAAAGTTGGAACAAAAACATGATGTACTGTTTCCTCCGCTACTATGCAACGGCCACAAATGCCATCGATCAACACTTTACGATCTCggaatatgattatatatttatattttaactttaattATACTTGCAAGTAAAAAGACAAAGTTTAGTTGGATTGTTAATCATCCATACTATATAAACTACAAATGATGATGTATAGAGAATAAAGTCACTTTATGCTAAATTATTACTCACAAACTTCGAAAACCATTGGATCATCAATTAAGTATgctctttaaaaaaattgagatatatAGTTTGAAAGGTTCctcaagaagaaacatggtGCGTCGACGAGTCGCTACCTCTACTAACCTCTCACACTTTCTTAGaataattaatgatataatcTTTCATTCTCTCTACTTTACTTTCAACTTTCAAGTGCTTCATGACTCATCAAGCTCACGAttacaacttttctttttcttcgttctagttttttcttctcatttcaaATAAAACccaaactcaatttttttatttaccatcaAGTTTAGAAAATCAtcttacaactttttttttgttgttgtgtgcaCCAGACAGAGATTAACTATTTTCTCTCTATATTAAGAGAATAATAGTTCAAGTTGTCGTAACGTAACGTGGCAATGCGAGTTTCATTCTTTCAACGCATTCTGTTGCATGCACCCTCTTAGTTTTTTCATAATCCAAAGCATTTCTAAAGCTAACTAAACTATATATCCCACAACTCAACAATctgaagatgaggatgatggGAATAATGAGCTTTGAAACGGCGATGGACCTGATCGTCGCCGGTTTGTCTCTCTTATGATCGGATTTGGATTCTTTGCTCTCATTGCCTATGTTCTCTGCTCCGTCGCTTTCTTCCACCACGTCAAACTCGCCACTCCCATCCCATCTCCACCGCTTTAATTTCTCGCTGGAGATAAATTAGTACGAGACGTTCCTTAGTTTTTCCCTTTTTACATGCATGGATCCGGTCACGTTAAATCCCGACCATGTCAATCAAATGACTTCGTTGCTTTTCTATAAGCTGTAATTCTATATTTATACAGGTAATTAGGTTTTGAATCCATATGTATTGTTTTAGATAACGTTAAATTTGGTTACAGCAAACTAGTTAACATTACAAGGAATGTGTAATGTGAAAACAATTGTAATcgcaaattaaataataataaatacaaataaagtttatttttttgataattaaaattgGTCGGAGTTGGGAAAAATAAAGCCTAATAGATTTCAAGTCTATCTCCTTAACCACTCGGACATATCGActgttttataaacaaataaaatgactTACACATTACTAATGTAACACTAGTTAACACACCTATAAGCATGGTATATTGTATACACTAAGTTTTCCTTGCTAATTGCCAAAATTTTCTCATTATATTAAACTGCGATGAGTGTGAATCTAGATAACGTACGGAGcgtctatttttatttcttatttcgAGTAATATGTACTTAAGTTACTCACTAGTTTAGTTGCCTTTTTTACATTATTACTACAATCTTGTGATAACAACTCAGTATGATGAGATGCATAGGATGTTAATTTATTGATACAAACTATACAATATAGACTAAGCTTCATCAGCTAGCTAGTTAGACTGCGGTGCCATTGCAGCTTCTTTCACCTCCTTGAACTCATAGTTTCTGTTGACATTTTGTTTGAAGGACCCTGGGATGTTGAAACCAACAGTTGATGGGAGTTTTTCGGCATTCTTGCTTACGAGAGATTCATACAGTCCCTTGTCTAAATGTAAATGGAGTGCATCACATGAGCCACCATAACATGTTAGCGGTTTGCAATACAAGGCCTGTCTATATCCACCACCGTAATTGTCCCTGCCGAAGTGGACTCTGCTACCACCAGATCCTCCAATGCACAGACCGGGAAGACAGAACCCGCCCTGGTAATGATTTCCACCCGACCATTTCTGGTCTATGTTAGGGACTCCTCCAACTGATAAGCTTAGCAAAAGTGTTAGTGAGAAGGAAATACATATCCATTTGAGTTCTGtcattttgcttcttttggtGTTAATAGTTGAAGGCTGGGAGGgatcataaatttatatagttgtCAATATGGTGTCATGCTTTTATTCATTAGTCAGTAATACTAGCATAAAAAACTCGGGAATGTAATGGAAATAAGGGTCTCGTGGTAACGTTTTCGGGAGGAAATTAAGGATATTGTTAGTTTGGCATACTTGGTTGTTTTCAAGTTATTTTACtatcctattaaaaaaaaaaaatcaatagtgCTTGAGACAAGACAAACGTATATTTTCTGGTTTTGTCTAGCTTAAGTTCTAGATTGCATTGAAACAAGAATTTAACTCCAGAGTGAGCAAGCATATCGATTCCATTGgtatattttaaaagagaacCCGTACATAGGTTGAATAACGAGGAGAAACAaatatttcttgtagtgcatGATAGCGTTGTTAGGGAGTTGATGCTTAAGGATACTAAAATGTTTAAAGTTAATAAAGTTTCCAATTCAAACAgttttttcagttttcactCGTTCATAACTCTTTAATATACTGATTTGGCTTCCTCGCATAACTCTTCTCTTATAATTATGGAATTTTAGTAAAATTAGTTGATTGTAACAGTTTCTCAAacatacaatgtttttttttgattaattaatggTGGTTGCTTTGTGTTTCACAACAGTATCGTTTCTCTTGTTAATCTTTCCCTTGGATGTCATTTTCGATTTATCAATCGAACATGTGCAGCAGTGCAGGATAATTCTTTGACCGGAATGGTTGGTTCTTCACCTTTGCTTGTTATTGGTCATCCTGGAGTTGAAACTTGGTAGACCAGGTCCAATGTGTTGTGCATATTACTAAGTCACATTCTCTCTCACATTTTGTGGGTCATAAAATTAGATTGGACGACCCTTATTTCATTATCATCTACCTGTTTATTGCTTATGCACGTGCATGGTTGATTTGAGATTACAATGTGGAAAGTGACTTGAGAATCACATCTACGTTGAGGACGGTCCTCTCTTAGCCAAGCTGCCAGCTAAAactcttttgttgttttctgttCCCAAATTCATTATAACCTCTCAACAATCTTAAACTTAATTTCAGTCATTTTCCAACACTCTAAACTGTATTATTGATAGGAATGACCATCTTTGACTTTCTTAAAGAGCGACGCTTCGTTTGCTTGTGGAATTTTTCTCTGATAGATACAATTCTTTCTATTTACTGTTGTGAAATAGGCACAGAAGAATATCACAAACAGGTTGATTAAGATCCTCTCTATTTACTGTTGTGATTCCTGTTGTGAAAATAGTAATTTATGAAAGTTTTGTGAAAGTGTTGATTATTACATATATTGAATGATTGaaatttgttctttctttaacaaaaaaaaaaaaaagNAAACTGTATTATTGATAGAAATGACCATCTTTGACTTTCTTAACGAGCGACGCTTCGTTTGCTTGTGGAATTTTCTTTGATAGATACATTTCTTTCTATTTAGTGTTGTAAAATAGGCACAGAAGAATATCACAAACAGGTTGATTAAGATCCTCTCTATTGTGATTCCTGTTGTGAAAATAGTAATTTATGAAACTTTTGTGAAAGTGTTGATTAAGACATATATTGAATGATtgaaatttcttctttctttaaaaaaaaaaaaaaaaaaggaatcatgTGAAGGCATTGAAAGCAGCAGGAGTCTTTGTTAACAGGAAAAGCTATGGTGTGTTCTAGCTACTACTTTGGGGCCACACCTATGGGAACAATCTGGTAACCTTAGAAACTCCTGTTTTGTCATCAGCCTCTTTGTTTTATCCCAAATTCATTCGTTTTTGGATCTGAATTTTATACGAATTTATGAGTCAAATTCGTAACACGTTTGCTTTTCAATGGCTACggattattattgaattttgtttttgctggCATTACCTTTCTTGATTGCTCTTTTGTTAAGAggtagattagaaaaacatgtTCCCGTTTTGTGTTAGAACGGAGTATATGTGTAAAAAGGTAGATATTATTAGCATAGCTCCAAACGGAAAACCACATAGACAAGTTACATGAACGGAGTTTGCATTAAGCAAAAACATAATcctgttttaaaagaaaaagtagaaacAAACTACATGGTCTGAAATTTGTATCAACtgcttaagttttttttccccttGATGAGCAGAAGAGACGAACATTGGATAGCTTAAAGAACTTAAAAACCAGTATGACAGACTTTATTTGGTTTTGCTCACCTTGCTTTTACTTTTAACACGACTAGTTGCAGTGGTTCTTGTTCTAGCCTTGAGCTCAGATTCCTCACCTTGGTCGCTGAATCTGTCACGAACTCTGTTCTCTTTCTGATGATtgacttgttgttgtttggcatTACTATTCTTTGTTGAAGCTGCATGATTCTTGGTGTTTCTTGGATGCTGACTGCTAGGCCATGAGGATGCATCAGAAGTCATTGAGTCATCACTCTCATTGTTactactatcatcatcatcatcatcgtcctcgtcatcaccaccatcatggTCGACCTCTTTTACATggaaatcatcttcatcatcgtcatcatcatcatagacAACTTCCGAGTGATGGTTTCCGTGGAAGGTGTCTTCTATGTACATAGTCCATCCTGACTCACAGCTACTCTTCTCCTCGGCACCTCCATGGATTCTTCTTGGAGACTCCATGGCtaacacaaaaaaagttaacttagctttttttaatgttttacgTACCTCTCAGGCCTCAGCTTGTTGCAACCTCTTAACCTCTGATATAGACTCTCgttgtggttttggtttttgctcTTAAGACTATCAATAAATAGCTTGTCCTCTTTTgtctgattttatatttttcctttcttgtgTTTGAGTATCAGGAAAAGCCGGAGCCTATGGAATCACACTCATATAATTGAATACCAGGAGTGAGTATCACCACATGGCAATCTTAGCACCATTGTTTTCGCTCAATTGAAGTACTACAAGACAAGCCATTTCAGATATATAtgaaaggagagaaaaaaaggtTGGTTAAATTAGCGCCttgttcaaaataaatatagtacacttctataataaatttatagCCCTATATATAAATTCTCTTTTACCCCTCTTTCTTATATAGGGAATTGAGCATATTATAGTTCCCAAAACAAGGTTCGAACCACACACAACACAGACCGTTGAGAGAGACATAAAACATGGATACCCACCAAACCAAAGTTTTATCTGTTTGGAGCTCTCATAAGTGATGTGTAAGCAGCAATGCTTATTGGTTAAcacttgttttttgtttctttttattgatgatAGCCATATGATAGGAGGGGATAGCTACAACATGCATTTACTAGTTTTTACTtccctctctctcactctctctctctctctctttgtttcactGGGCTGTAATTAAATCTCACAACTATAAAAGACCAGCTTTTGAGGTGGAAGTGAGATAAGACCCActcaacaaaaaagaaggaataTATATGTTGAAACCCATTTTCTTAATTAGGTTAGGAGCTGTTCCTCTTCCTTATTCCTTTAATACTCTTCTTCCCAGCTCCCCAGTCCTGTCTTGGTCATAAAAAGTGTTGCAGCCTTTTGTTGTTCctctcttctccctctctctctctctctctctcccataaaatagttgttttcttttgcattgAAGGTAAACGCAactggattttgtttttctagtaTTTATTTGGTGCATTTATTTCTATTCATGAGGAAAATGACAAAGCAGCAGAGATTAAGTATCAACTGTGGTGAAAAAAGTAAAGAACTAAAAAAGATCTGTATTGTTTCTACTATGATAGCTTCACATttgcatcctttttttttttttacagtgatTGGAATCTATCTTGGTTACAGGCTTACAGCTAAGCAAAGTGTGGGAGAAATGAATCCATATGTAACATTAAAAACGGTGGTGGTGTGTAAGACTTTGACCCCTCTTTGTGCATTTAAGTAAATCAGTTTTGGCCTTTATGAAAATTTGATCCTCATAGTACAAATAATAATACTCGCTGTGGGTCTTACGAGTGGAGATATATTAGGATTTATTAGAATTGTACACATCGTTAATGCCTCCAAAGCTTGTTTTCTTTTAGGGACTCACCTTGGATTTTCTCATGTGGGTCTGTACTATTATCATTCATCCTACACGTGTGAGTACTGTTTTCTCTCTATAATATCTTTTGTTTGATTAGTAAACACACACACCCACACCTTTAGACATTTGTTATTATCTTATCTTACACTTAGGTGGGTGAGTAGTAGTTGAGATttgagaacaacaacaacaacaaaaaaaagagagagaacttcaacaaaaaaaaagagagagagaacttgtATTGGCTTGTCTTTCACTCTCATATATTGATAGGTTCTAGAATATTACTTATGTTGTTACAAAATTATGAAGTCAATAAACATGAGAGAACTCATATATATGCTTAATTAGTGATGATTAGGTGGTTTTGTTGAAAGGTTGAGAAGACGAAGTGGGTATGTCCCTTAGCACCAAACTTTTAGCTTTACTTTGAATGCCTGCTTTTGTCAGGTATACTTCCCCATGTATTCATTTGTCTCTTACTTCATAAGTCTCCCATGTGAtgtgaaatcatatatattgtatctatttatatgtatatactttGGAAACTTCTCTCATTTAAATTAGACACACCACTATACTTCTTCGAGCCTTTTTTCATGATTTGGTTTCCATCTTAGATAAGATGACAAAATATCCCTGCTGTAACATCATACCTTTCGATTAGATTTCTCgacccaacttttttttttcttttttctttggtacCATGGTTTTCCAAAAAGTTCAATAATTGAATAtagattttttggtttcagaATTCTCTGctgttactgttttttttttatcaacattttcttataaaagTGTGTTCCTAACCTTCTAACATAGCAATCATAACTCAATTAgtatgaaaatgtatataagTTAAGACCgtagagtttttaattttaatcgtttatagaattataaatacataaatgTCAAGTTCAACTGAAGTTTAAATGGATTTAATGTGCTTGATCAACCATTAAATTTGCATAAGTTTGTGTTCCTGGTGCTTCcaatattttgagtttcttaatAGAAGTTATCTTGAATTATAAAGAACATTGACATCGAATATATGgtattttcaatataatttacAACTTAAGGTTTTACATCTAAACTTGCTGGtaaatggattttgttttt from Camelina sativa cultivar DH55 chromosome 7, Cs, whole genome shotgun sequence includes the following:
- the LOC104701508 gene encoding basic leucine zipper 8 translates to MAGFVYNLQSANPNPQSLFQTFVDRVPLVNLVATSDDSSRSAEDDERKRRRKVSNRESARRSRMRKRRHMEELWSMLVQLINENKCLVDELSRAKEGLEKVIEENMKIREENSKSRKMIGEIRLNRFLNVDGDKIWTV
- the LOC104701509 gene encoding uncharacterized protein LOC104701509 — translated: MTELKWICISFSLTLLLSLSVGGVPNIDQKWSGGNHYQGGFCLPGLCIGGSGGSRVHFGRDNYGGGYRQALYCKPLTCYGGSCDALHLHLDKGLYESLVSKNAEKLPSTVGFNIPGSFKQNVNRNYEFKEVKEAAMAPQSN
- the LOC104701511 gene encoding pheromone-processing carboxypeptidase KEX1 — protein: MESPRRIHGGAEEKSSCESGWTMYIEDTFHGNHHSEVVYDDDDDDEDDFHVKEVDHDGGDDEDDDDDDDSSNNESDDSMTSDASSWPSSQHPRNTKNHAASTKNSNAKQQQVNHQKENRVRDRFSDQGEESELKARTRTTATSRVKSKSKVSKTK